From Mobula hypostoma chromosome 3, sMobHyp1.1, whole genome shotgun sequence:
tgCAAAGAAAAATCAAATGAAGTTGCAAAGACATCACTTTTTCTTTGGGTATTCAATCAGTTAAcattttgctctggattcccatcTGAATCATCCTTCAATCTTGATTTTTCATATACCAACTGAAACGCTGTTTGATTTCATCTTCATCCATTTTTTTCATAAACATAATCACATTTTTCCTTTTCACTATATATTATACATATAGTGAAGCTCATTGAAAACTAAGCTATTTTCTCTGTTGTCTGCATGGAAAATACCTAGTGTAGGAGAAATATAAGCATTTCTGTACTAAGATGATGAACGTTAAGGACAGATTTGTTTTGCAATGTTTTAACATATGTAAAATTCTCCTATAGTATTTGTTAACAAGATAAACTGTTTTAAATCTGCACATAATACCTGACCAACAACAGCTAAATTCGACATATGATCAAAAAAATGGCAATATAATAAAAAGTTCAATGCTGTCATCAACTTAACGTACAATTTTGTTGACCATTTTATTGAGGCTAAGCAGTATTATGCTGATCACTACCCTTACCAATTTGCATGCAATGTACTATTTTTTAAACTAATAGGCCAATGCTGTGGCCCAGAGAGTGAAAAATTTCCAATGATGAGACTTCAGAGATATGAGAAGAATACAAAGAATTTGTATAATGATAAGAATGAGTGCAAAGAGGTAGGAAGGTAACAGAGTATAATAAAGTTACACTTTGAAATGAAGAAAATGATGAGCAACTGGTAAATATTGATTTGGTGAGATTTATTGAGATGTAGGATGTTAATATCCAATTATAGTaagtgcttaacaagataaaaattATGTTGAGCTTAAGTTACTAAAATGTGTATATTATTGTTAAGAACAGATTTGGaatgctgtgtgcagttttggctttCACAGCCATTGAAAAAGTACTTGCCCTGGAGTCAATGCAGTGTAGAAACTGTAACTGATTATCAAGATGGAAGAACcaaagaaagatttaaaaagagtcAGCCTATGCCTTCTGGAGTTCTGAAAAAAATGTGAAAGTATCTCactaaaacatacaaaattatgacaagGATTAATGTTGGTAAGTTATTTTCACAGGCTTGCAACTTCAAAACTTCAAAAAGTCATGAAAAACTACTGCTGGGTAGGAAGTAAACTTATATTTCAGGATCCTACTGGACCAACTTTGAGCAAACATATATGACAATTTCTTGCATTCCCTTCTGTTATGTAAAACTGAATTGGAGGGGGAATAAGGAGGCTGTGGAACATGTTCTGTCAGGATCTAAAAAAAGAACATTAGATGAAGgactggaatttttaaaaatatacttttATTTGATTTAGTTGAGATATTAAAAAGAGAGACATGGCTGTGGTAATCATATTTAAAACCTAaacaacacccaaaccagaagTTAGAAAAAGCAGGGAAGTATTGAAGCCAAAATCAGATCAGCTTAATGAATACTGGAGAAAGCTGAATAAACCAATTCCTAtttgttatgtttttttttaagaaaggaaagTTTGAAGGAGATTTGAGCATTATAATATGCATGAAATAGTAAGTACTAAGAGGTGAAAGGAGAAGTTCAAGTGATGAGGTACAAGAATATCTAGTAAATGCTTAGTTTTCCCTCTATTCAGGAATTGGGAAGATTGTTGGAGATGTCTTCTTGCAAACCTGGATTTCATGGATTATTTAAGGTTTGTTGTATTTGGCACTACAAAAGGAACAGGAAGCAATTTTTGATGTACAGGGCAGAGGGGCAAATACAAGTCATTGGGGTATAGCATGGTATTAGCTAATtcattatcaaatctcccctgttGTGAGGTTACAGTGTTTACATGGGCCTTTCCAAAACCTACCACAGAAAATGAAGATTTCAAAATATTTGATAAGGcactctttttttttacaaaatgtaATAAATCAAGAATGTCATTTATACAAAAAATAATACTTCTATACAAACAACACTTTCAATGTCCACAAAGATATAATTAAATACAATACAGATTGGTTGGTTTATGAAAGAAGTTGCCACCATGGGTTTGAATGGTAAGTTTCATTCTTTCCGACCAGAAATCCTAACGAAGGTCAGCGAGGAGGTTGTTGCTTTTCTCCAAATGAACTGTTCATTTTATCTCTGAGCATATTCGTCTTCAAGTCTTCAGTGCTATAGCCCGATCCTTGCTCGTTTCCTGTTTAAAAGGAGTAGTATATTTACTCAGAGTTTTTAAATACACTTAAAACCTTCATCGAATTCAGTATTGCTTCACCTCATTTTGCATTAAGCATTATTTTAAAATTCCAAACACCAGTACGAGTGTTTCTGTAGTGATGAGCAAAGTGCTTTGTGGTTTGTTACTGTTTTCAATGACACTAGTTATGTTTAActaaattttaaatttttttaacattcaatagatgctAGAAAAATCGGAATGACCAAAAGTAAAGCAAAATGTTTTGTGCCGCGCATTACCTGACGGAGGCGCAGTTTTCCTGTGGTTTCCAGTTTTCGTTTCATGAATTTGGAAAAACGGAAACTTTATGCACTGCCCGGTCACTCTGTTACAGATCCCGAACTGACACTTACAAACCTTCCTGCATTCTAATCCATAGGTTCCAAAGGGGCAATCTGAAACAATAACACCCGAATAACAGAAGTATGATTAATCAGCAGTAACATTAATGGAAGCGATAAGAAATATTAAGGATGACGGTACGTATAAATTCCAGCATCGTCTCGAGTTATAATATCCCTTTTCTAAACTCAATTTGCTTATACATATGTATATAGAGCCTGTTTTAATGATGCACAAACTTCGCTAATTGTGTCCCTTATGTTAATAAGACTGCTGAGCCGATCCGGTTTTCGGTATTTGGCGCTGGTTTAGAATTTGCACTGGTATTTAAACTTTAGTTCTGAGATGTAACTGAGCGGGCAGGCAAATCACATCTGGAAGAACAAAATGCTAGATAAAGCCAGAACCACTGCACTGACCAACTGGCCTATTCTTGATAGTTCACCGATGTATATTCCACAGCATTTTCTTGCGATCAAGGTTATTGTGAAGGTGACAGATCCGCGTCGTTTTCAGTGCACTGGCATCGTAACCAATAACCACCTGAGGTAAAGCTGTGAGATGTACGTGCGGTCTGTTAGAGTGATAATCTTGCCGTTTGCAAAGATGACAATTCCACCAGGATGGTCTCTGCCTCCAGTCTGTACAGTGCACCAAGTGACCATGTGTGTGCCTGGCGATCAGTATATCTGAGATCGGCATACACCGTAAATAGGAGTTCAGATGCTGCAGTAGATTGTAAAATGTCGTATTCTTATTTTTTTAAAGACTGCATCGATGCTACAATAAAATGTTCTAAATTACGGGAAATGTGGAATTCTGCTTTGCATTATCTTTCGGTCAGCATCCCACTAATAcaaaatgtatctgtctctagcGCTATGCAGggaacttttttttgtttttagatTTCATCCGCATCTttgatgtgagtgtgtgtgtgtgtgtgtgtgtgtgtgtgtgtgtgtgtgtgtgtgtgtatgagagagagagagagaggtctcgTGTAGATTGACAGCGTCTCTTTTAGTGTGCACAGCCTTCCCACTGCGATTAGGGGAGCGCCGTGCAGCCGGGCGAGCAATCGTCCAACGCACCGGTGATGTTAGATAGATGGAAAGTATGAAGTGCACCAGCCTGAACCTTTTTCACAAAAACACCAAGTCACTGGGAATTTAGATACCATCTGTGCTGTATTATAGTGAGCACACGGTCTGAATTAGTAACAAAAATACCCAGGATCAGGACCAGTCGTGCGACTGCATCATTTAACCTAACGGACTCAAAAGggaatgcagatactggaatctggagcaacatgcaACTTGTTTGTAGCTCATTTTAATTTAACGATTGTTTCTCCCAGTGTACCTACCTCTGCAAATGCCATATTCATCTCCAAAGTCGTCCTCGTCGCTGTTGAAGTTGCACCGTAGTCCAGGCCCGCATTTAACCCCGTCCATCCCGGCTACGGTGCGGTAACACACCTCTCCTCTGCCGGCTGCACAAACCTTGCAGCAGCCGCAGTCATCCAGCACAGTCCTTTTGCAGCCCGCCGTCACCGGGCAGGCGGTGGTCCGCTCACAAGAGTAAGAGCAGTCAACCGCATATTTCAGCGTGAACCCTTCCACAGTGCCAACCAAAACCACAAGCAGCAAGCGAGCGCTAGCACTAGACATGTTTGCAGTGTTCCCACCCTACACCTGGACCCTGTCTAACCCTGAACTGCGGAGCGACAGGAGGCCTTTTATCAGTAATGTGCCCACATGTTTTTCACCGGGTCAGTTTCCTAAATCCGGTGTTGTTGTCTTCTGGCCAGCTTGTGTTGTAGGTTTCTAAATCCGGGCTGGAAGTCGATGGAATTAAGCATGTCGCACGAGGTTGCCATCCAGGAATTGAACAGATGTATTGACGTAAGATGTTATGTTTAGTTGTTTTGTAGAGACTTTAAGACTGCCTGGCTCACGTACTTGTCAACTGTTCAAGGTCGCGAAGAACAACAGCAAGTAAATTGTACATTCTCGGGAATTGTGTAGTACAGCTGGGCAGCTGCTTTCTCTCTGGCGCAGATTAAGATTCTCACTTTTGGAGAATTTTATGACACGTGTGCGGCAGTATTACTAATAACTCGAGTGCACCGTTGGAAAAGGCATTTTAAATATTTGTTCTGTAAATCAACACTTCAAGGAACTGCCACATTCCATGAGAACGGCATTCAAGGAAGAGCAGGGAGTCAGGAAGCTGATCTTTTGATTAGGAGAGAGATGCTGTTTATTTGCAGAGAATCGGGATTTCATTCCAAGGCGCAGCTCCAGCATCTTGTTCATCTCCTTCGATAAACAATATTTCTCCCTTACTGGTTTTAGGATGTTCTCTAACATGTAATTGTTGGACCCTTTATGCAAATTTAGTTTGTTAATTCTCTTGTGGAACACCTTGGaaacctcactacatttttttgaTGGAGGTGAGGTAAGCATCTTGCTGTTTTAAAGATAATAATGACAGCATTAAATATTGCCCACCTGTTCTTGCAGGTCTCATTAAAAGAGGCCTAAAGTTATAGTTGTACATTTTTTGAGATCCACGCTGCTTTTGGGTTACATTAATACATGGACTTTGGAAATGCTGCAGAGAAGTTTTCACCTGAAAGCAGCAATGAACCTGATTTTATTCTGAACTCTGATATTAGAGCTTTAAGCTGCTTGTGCAGGCTTTAGCATCCTGGCAAACCCAGTGCAAACTTGCTAGATTTTTTTGGGACTGGCCTCAATAATAATCCCTTGTGCAAATAAACAACATGACCTGGTCCACATATCCAGGTGATCCCCTCTTTCTGTCCACTCTTCAACTGGCTTTTGTAAGCAACTCCTCCTTATTCTTATCAAGGATGATAGAGCCTTCACTCGCCCTCTGAAGGAAAATTACACCACTGTCTGATTTCCACCGCTTTACCATTAGCATCACCATTTGTTGTTAAAACACCACTATACATTATTTCAATATAGTTTGGCTTTTGTACATGTTCAGATGTTAGGGAAatcatatcacaaacaagagaaattctgcaggtgcaggGTTTCATACCATTTGGTTTATATTGGTATCTTTGCTTCTGCCTTTCAATGACCAGATGTTTCCTTCTattaaaaagatttttctttctaagtagaaagaaaaaaatgatctTCTATATAATCTTTCTATTTCTTTCTATTATGATAAGGAATGgggtcactttcaaggaatctacaactcatgttctcaatattaattgcttttttattattattttcccctTTTCGTATATGCACAGTctggtgtcttttgcacattggttgtttgcccatctttgtcgtgtacagtttttcattgattctatcgtgctTCCTTGTAttcattgtgaatgcccacaagaaaatgaatatggtgacatgtatatgtGAGGCCCTCGGTTGTGGTCAGCCATGGATGTTGTATCCCAGCTGTCTAcacgatacacaagccagggcagtacagtatggagagcaggctattgTCCATGtatcagactccccctctccacataacTGATGATTTCAAAGCAACGGCAGagtgactgcacctcttcctagagatgctgcctggcctgctgcgttcaccagcaacttttatgtgtgttacttgaatttccagcatctgcagaattcctgttgtttgcagagtctgttgctttggattcaagtttggcaccagcggcattgcagaagttgccagtcagcattgaactcaatgtaggactgtcttagaGACTGTTTAGCTGTGGATTTTTCCTTGGTGTTTAGTCTAGAAGCCTTttccgtgagtgggtatagccgcaaactaatggaggtttgagatgagagttttccttcttctagatgagctgaaAACTACGGCTGAAAAACCCCACTCTGTCTGAAGTGACTATTTTAAGGTGCCGGTACCCATATTTATCTGTtttcctgtcagtggaaacagttctgctgggcttagtagatAAGCcagacatgaaggccaggagctggacttggttgtcagaggctaattGAGATGCAACTATTGGGGCATTTAAAAAGGGCATGGGAGCTTATCTGCACGACTGCACTATAATAATATTAAGGAacctgacatgtatgtactttgataataaatttattttaaactttgcgagggatagtaaatcagccacgattgaatggcaaagGAGACTCAATAGGCCATACGGGTTAATtgttctcctatgtcttatggtcttattataggGAACTGAGAAATGAAATCAAAA
This genomic window contains:
- the esm1 gene encoding endothelial cell-specific molecule 1; translation: MSSASARLLLVVLVGTVEGFTLKYAVDCSYSCERTTACPVTAGCKRTVLDDCGCCKVCAAGRGEVCYRTVAGMDGVKCGPGLRCNFNSDEDDFGDEYGICRDCPFGTYGLECRKVCKCQFGICNRVTGQCIKFPFFQIHETKTGNHRKTAPPSGNEQGSGYSTEDLKTNMLRDKMNSSFGEKQQPPR